The following are encoded together in the Lathyrus oleraceus cultivar Zhongwan6 chromosome 3, CAAS_Psat_ZW6_1.0, whole genome shotgun sequence genome:
- the LOC127130249 gene encoding glycolipid transfer protein 1 produces MEGSLLSPALEALEHVRSEDGKILTKPFLDVCKTVLPILDKFGGAFSFVKSDIGGNIERLETQYDSDSLKYKFLHIMIQREVETKTERIQSSCTNSILWLSRSMDYTVQLFKNLQEHEDWSMKHVCRDSYDKTFKKWHNWLASSTFNVGLKLVPDRKSFMEAIGTGDLSSDIEKFCDSFSLVLAENHKVLASVNMDNRKI; encoded by the exons ATGGAAGGATCTCTGTTGAGTCCTGCATTGGAAGCATTGGAGCATGTAAGGTCTGAAGACGGAAAAATTCTCACAAAACCTTTCTTGGATGTATGCAAAACTGTATTACCGATTTTAG ATAAGTTCGGAGGAGCATTTTCATTTGTAAAATCTGATATAGGTGGTAACATCGAG AGATTGGAGACTCAATATGATTCGGACTCTTTAAAATACAAATTTTTACACATCATGATTCAAAGAGAGGTTGAAACCAAAACAGAAAGGATTCAATCTAGTTGCACAAATTCCATACTATGGCTATCAAG GAGCATGGATTACACAGTACAATTGTTCAAAAACTTACAAGAACATGAGGATTGGAGCATGAAACATGTTTGTAGGGATTCATACgataaaacatttaaaaaatgGCATAATTGGCTAGCAAGTTCTACTTTCAat GTTGGATTGAAGCTTGTTCCAGATAGAAAAAGTTTCATGGAAGCTATTGGTACAGGAGACCTAAGTTCTGACATAGAAAAATTTTGTGATAGCTTCTCTTTAGTTCTTGCAGAGAATCATAAAGTCCTG GCTAGTGTTAATATGGATAATAGGAAAATTTGA
- the LOC127130250 gene encoding CRIB domain-containing protein RIC7, whose translation MSRDNKMKGLLKGLKFISQIFDSNEKEPEIEIGVPTDVKHVAHIGWDGPTENAPSWMNEYNSVSGLSSSAPLNMNGDRVTDDSDNWVRQDSIKRGSRSMHLQDNTHALPLPKSSKNQSNSSGNSREIHAKEKADKPRPKRNSKHSTPNDTLNESNLTARELPLPMDTDSLRHQETTDDNLPPKIQTDNPKRTNYKKTKDVQGVSGSSKSRSKSQLKEHNSNEDMHSITNDQISKEDVHSRTISKSREHKAKEGSHLRSNLKSRDSNLNERRSSRPKTKHRLNEEDGEFETESDNDKLSNCPN comes from the exons ATGTCCCGTGATAATAAGATGAAGGGTCTTCTTAAAGGGTTGAAATTCATTTCTCAGATATTTG ATAGTAATGAAAAAGAACCAGAAATTGAGATCGGTGTTCCCACAGATGTAAAACATGTGGCACATATTGGATGGGACGGTCCTACTGAAAATGCTCCCAGCTGG ATGAATGAGTATAATTCTGTTTCAGGACTTTCATCATCAGCTCCTCTAAATATGAATGGAGATAGAGTCACCGATGATTCAGACAATTGGGTCCGCCAAG ACTCGATAAAAAGAGGTTCAAGGTCGATGCATCTTCAAGATAACACACATGCGTTACCTTTACCTAAATCATCTAAGAATCAATCAAATTCGAGTGGAAACTCGAGAGAGATACATGCAAAAGAAAAAGCAGACAAACCAAGACCAAAGAGAAATTCAAAACATTCAACACCAAATGATACTTTAAATGAATCCAACCTCACAGCAAGAGAATTACCTCTACCAATGGATACAGATTCTCTCCGACACCAAGAAACTACTGATGATAATTTGCCACCTAAGATCCAAACAGACAACCCTAAAAGGACTAATTACAAGAAAACAAAAGATGTTCAAGGTGTTAGTGGATCATCCAAATCTAGATCAAAATCCCAACTTAAGGAGCACAATTCCAACGAAGACATGCATTCAATAACTAACGACCAAATTTCCAAAGAAGACGTGCATTCAAGAACAATTTCTAAATCTAGGGAACATAAAGCTAAAGAAGGATCTCATTTGAGGTCCAATTTAAAATCTAGGGACTCTAACTTGAATGAAAGACGCTCTTCAAGACCTAAAACCAAACATAGACTCAATGAAGAAGATGGAGAATTTGAGACAGAATCTGATAATGATAAATTGAGTAATTGTCCAAACTAG